From Pseudothermotoga thermarum DSM 5069, a single genomic window includes:
- the pdxT gene encoding pyridoxal 5'-phosphate synthase glutaminase subunit PdxT: MIVGVLGMQGAFREHIVAVQKLGVEAIVVKTIEDLNRVHGLIIPGGESTTIGKLARLTGLADRIIERANEGMPIFGTCAGMILLAKNLLNYPDQYTFKLMDITVERNAYGRQVESFEVDLYVPIFNKKIRAIFIRAPKVVKVGENVKVLAEHEQTPVLVQENNLLASSFHPELSDDLTVHKYFLEMVEKYYGSLRKAV, from the coding sequence TTGATCGTAGGAGTTTTGGGAATGCAAGGAGCTTTCAGAGAACACATTGTTGCCGTTCAAAAACTTGGAGTGGAGGCTATAGTTGTAAAGACCATAGAGGATCTCAACCGCGTTCACGGTTTGATCATACCAGGTGGTGAATCCACAACCATTGGAAAGCTTGCGAGATTAACCGGCTTGGCAGATAGAATAATAGAACGTGCCAACGAAGGTATGCCGATATTTGGAACCTGTGCGGGTATGATACTTCTTGCTAAAAATCTTCTTAACTATCCGGATCAGTATACCTTTAAGTTGATGGACATCACGGTAGAACGCAACGCCTATGGAAGGCAGGTTGAAAGTTTTGAAGTTGATCTGTACGTACCAATTTTCAACAAAAAAATCCGCGCCATTTTCATACGTGCTCCAAAAGTGGTAAAAGTTGGAGAAAACGTCAAAGTTTTGGCAGAACATGAACAAACACCTGTTTTGGTTCAAGAGAATAACCTTCTGGCTAGCTCTTTTCATCCTGAGTTAAGTGATGATTTGACGGTTCACAAATACTTTTTGGAAATGGTGGAAAAATACTATGGTAGTCTACGTAAAGCTGTCTGA
- a CDS encoding nucleotidyl cyclase domain-containing protein — MVVYVKLSESETKRKILQAISLCNAVATVDENIADICISDSLHLLLETVIVSEQPPKSFENVVDVILPDQPIEYYIMKMRMIQCYVYSGCSVSGMLEEEIYKARRHNIPLSAVFVQILSDSTLATQTVYVYAKKLSRISDKVVVLQPSTILVLLPYTSVDGAKVFATRLLRQIERAKIRGLTTFPDVVLSVCQIDDQMSSYEDLILKFEDAVKKAFQSGRKIILA; from the coding sequence ATGGTAGTCTACGTAAAGCTGTCTGAGAGTGAAACAAAAAGGAAAATACTTCAAGCCATTTCTTTGTGCAACGCGGTTGCCACCGTTGATGAAAACATAGCCGATATTTGCATATCGGATTCGTTGCATCTTTTACTTGAAACGGTTATTGTTTCTGAACAACCACCGAAATCTTTTGAAAACGTTGTGGATGTGATTTTGCCAGACCAACCAATCGAGTATTACATCATGAAAATGAGAATGATTCAATGTTATGTCTACTCGGGATGCAGTGTGTCTGGCATGCTGGAAGAGGAAATTTACAAAGCAAGAAGACACAACATACCTTTGTCCGCGGTCTTTGTGCAAATACTTTCCGATTCAACTTTGGCAACGCAAACAGTCTACGTTTATGCAAAAAAGCTGTCTAGAATCTCAGACAAAGTGGTTGTACTTCAACCAAGTACAATCTTGGTTTTGTTGCCCTACACATCGGTGGATGGTGCAAAAGTTTTTGCAACAAGGCTTTTAAGGCAAATTGAAAGAGCAAAAATTAGAGGTTTAACTACATTTCCAGATGTGGTTCTTTCTGTGTGCCAGATTGACGATCAAATGAGCAGCTATGAAGATTTGATCCTCAAGTTTGAAGATGCGGTGAAAAAAGCATTTCAAAGTGGAAGGAAGATAATCCTAGCTTGA